The Halorientalis sp. IM1011 genome window below encodes:
- a CDS encoding MoaD/ThiS family protein, whose protein sequence is MTGTAVESGTGSDGRETTVTVKCTGHVRTEVGEPRLEFPFEGTTLREFLDAFFAEYDVADMLIAETEAEATTRGWAPVEEELPGTWNANPEGEQTRAYARVLVNGRFNESLDGLDTALADGDRVALVYPFMFCL, encoded by the coding sequence ATGACAGGCACAGCCGTCGAGTCGGGAACCGGGAGCGACGGGCGAGAGACGACGGTGACGGTGAAGTGTACGGGCCACGTCCGAACGGAAGTGGGCGAGCCCCGACTGGAGTTTCCCTTCGAGGGAACGACGTTACGGGAGTTCCTCGACGCCTTCTTCGCCGAGTACGACGTGGCCGACATGCTCATCGCCGAGACGGAGGCGGAGGCAACGACCCGTGGCTGGGCACCCGTCGAGGAGGAACTGCCCGGGACGTGGAACGCGAATCCTGAGGGCGAACAGACGCGTGCGTACGCGCGTGTCCTCGTCAACGGCCGGTTCAACGAGTCACTGGACGGCCTCGACACCGCGCTGGCGGACGGTGATCGGGTCGCGCTCGTCTATCCGTTCATGTTCTGCCTATAA
- a CDS encoding DUF2249 domain-containing protein, whose translation MGTEPTETARLAVDETGAPPEAPRDRLDARDLGPPKPLKNTLERLAELDDETVLIQLNDRAPQHLYPKLDDRGYEYGTVELDAAVVTVIWRP comes from the coding sequence ATGGGAACCGAACCGACCGAGACCGCCCGACTGGCCGTCGACGAGACGGGTGCACCGCCCGAGGCCCCGCGTGACCGGCTCGACGCACGCGACCTCGGGCCGCCGAAGCCGCTGAAAAACACCTTGGAGCGGCTCGCGGAACTGGACGACGAGACGGTCCTGATACAGCTCAACGACCGCGCGCCCCAGCACCTCTACCCGAAACTCGACGACCGCGGGTACGAGTACGGCACCGTCGAACTGGACGCGGCCGTCGTGACCGTGATCTGGCGACCGTGA
- a CDS encoding DUF2249 domain-containing protein, with amino-acid sequence MPEIDVREVPPKERHPKIMDAFADMDAGETLRLINDHDPKPLYYEMDAEVEDFDADNYEVRREAKEKFVAEFPKR; translated from the coding sequence ATGCCAGAAATCGACGTGCGCGAGGTTCCGCCGAAGGAGCGCCACCCCAAGATCATGGACGCGTTCGCGGACATGGACGCGGGTGAGACCCTCCGGCTGATCAACGACCACGATCCCAAGCCGCTGTACTACGAGATGGACGCGGAGGTCGAGGACTTCGACGCCGACAACTACGAGGTGCGCCGCGAGGCAAAAGAAAAATTCGTCGCGGAGTTTCCCAAACGGTGA
- a CDS encoding radical SAM protein: MNRDLDTSRRPMVLIWEVTQACELACEHCRADAQSARHPDELTTEEGKALLDSAREFGENQLVVLSGGDPCKRPDLTDLVRYGDEVGLSMSLTPSGTDELTADVLEDLSEAGLRRMALSLDGGDAERHDAFRGETGSFEATMQAAADAREAGLPLQINTTVCAETVDQLPAIRERVRELGAVLWSVFFLVPVGRGRLLDPIAPERADRVMEWLAETADEEPFGVKTTEAPHYRRVKLQRRAEAGEDAADAGLRRRGGIVAGDGFAFVSHTGDVFPSGFLPEAAGTVPEDDLVDLYRDSDLFTDLRDRDALTGKCGACEFRHVCGGSRSRAYATTGDPLASDPLCPHVPEGWTADGRTGDGATGD, translated from the coding sequence ATGAACCGAGACCTCGATACGAGTCGGCGGCCCATGGTGTTGATCTGGGAGGTCACGCAGGCCTGCGAACTCGCCTGTGAACACTGCCGGGCCGACGCACAGTCTGCGCGCCACCCCGACGAACTCACGACCGAGGAGGGAAAGGCCCTGCTCGATTCGGCCCGCGAGTTCGGCGAGAACCAGCTCGTCGTCCTCTCCGGCGGCGATCCGTGCAAACGCCCCGATCTCACCGACCTCGTCCGCTACGGGGACGAGGTCGGGTTGAGCATGTCGCTGACCCCGAGCGGGACCGACGAGTTGACGGCCGACGTGCTGGAGGACCTGTCAGAAGCCGGCCTCCGGCGGATGGCCCTCAGCCTCGACGGTGGCGACGCCGAGCGCCACGACGCCTTCCGCGGGGAGACCGGGAGTTTCGAGGCGACGATGCAAGCCGCGGCGGACGCCCGCGAGGCCGGGCTCCCCCTCCAGATCAACACGACGGTCTGTGCCGAGACGGTCGATCAGTTGCCGGCGATCCGCGAGCGGGTCCGCGAACTCGGGGCCGTCCTCTGGAGCGTCTTCTTCCTCGTCCCGGTCGGCCGTGGGAGGTTGCTCGACCCCATCGCGCCCGAACGGGCCGATCGGGTGATGGAGTGGCTCGCCGAAACCGCCGACGAGGAGCCGTTCGGCGTCAAGACGACCGAAGCACCCCACTACCGGCGCGTGAAGCTCCAGCGACGGGCCGAGGCGGGTGAAGACGCCGCCGACGCCGGGCTGCGACGCAGGGGCGGTATCGTCGCTGGCGACGGCTTCGCGTTCGTGAGCCACACCGGCGACGTGTTCCCCTCCGGGTTCCTCCCCGAGGCCGCCGGCACCGTCCCCGAGGACGACCTCGTGGACCTGTACCGGGACTCCGACCTGTTCACCGATCTGCGGGACCGGGACGCCCTCACCGGGAAGTGCGGGGCCTGTGAGTTCCGGCACGTCTGTGGGGGGAGCCGGTCGCGGGCGTACGCGACGACCGGCGATCCGCTGGCGAGCGACCCGCTCTGCCCGCACGTTCCCGAGGGGTGGACGGCCGACGGCAGGACTGGGGACGGAGCGACGGGCGATTAG
- a CDS encoding helix-turn-helix domain-containing protein, with protein sequence MSTTEPDPVQAGVRVTLAITQPRECPLAVASTDAGARVESVARTSCGSQNSTSTEFTVQTDSTADGIDADPVFRTEEGVRYRCQCEAESCITDLVESYGCPVSDVHAVDGTLYLVFYAPDADRVRDIVAAARERFDDVAVRNLSQSGELVGNGFVTVDTARLTARQREVLSTAFEMGYFDYPKGANAEEVAAELEISPSTLAEHLAAAQQKVLGPVARESV encoded by the coding sequence ATGAGCACGACCGAACCCGATCCCGTTCAGGCCGGTGTCAGGGTGACCCTCGCGATAACCCAGCCCCGTGAGTGTCCGCTCGCGGTCGCGTCGACCGACGCAGGGGCCCGGGTCGAGTCAGTCGCCCGGACCAGTTGCGGGTCACAGAACAGCACGAGTACCGAGTTTACCGTCCAGACGGATTCGACAGCCGACGGTATCGACGCCGATCCGGTGTTCCGGACCGAGGAAGGGGTTCGCTATCGCTGTCAGTGCGAGGCCGAGTCCTGCATCACCGATCTGGTCGAGAGCTACGGCTGTCCGGTCAGCGACGTCCACGCCGTCGACGGGACGCTGTATCTGGTGTTCTACGCACCGGATGCGGACCGCGTCCGGGATATCGTCGCGGCGGCCCGCGAGCGGTTCGACGACGTGGCCGTCCGCAACCTCAGCCAGTCCGGCGAACTGGTCGGCAACGGCTTCGTCACCGTCGACACCGCCCGGCTGACCGCGCGCCAGCGCGAGGTGCTCTCGACCGCCTTCGAGATGGGCTACTTCGACTACCCGAAAGGAGCGAACGCCGAGGAGGTAGCGGCCGAACTGGAGATTTCGCCGTCGACGCTCGCCGAACACCTCGCCGCGGCCCAGCAGAAGGTCCTCGGCCCGGTCGCCCGCGAGTCCGTCTAG
- a CDS encoding helix-turn-helix domain-containing protein: MPRAKLSVKLPQAAWIGDLSTDYPDVEFRVLAALPTGETGVGLVELSGPNLPEVIKRIQERETIVSLDLLGESDDRTLIQFETTEPLLLFSVKESGIPLEPPVEILDGHATVEVTASQDRLSTFGSQLEQFGMSFDVEYVRRTVDSTDQLLTDRQRDLIVAAVQQGYYDTPRESSLTELADHLGMAKSTVSETLHRAEETVVKEFVAELDDGLIAEAQ, from the coding sequence ATGCCTCGAGCGAAACTGAGCGTCAAACTGCCGCAGGCGGCCTGGATCGGGGATCTCTCGACGGACTACCCGGACGTGGAGTTCAGGGTGCTGGCGGCCCTGCCGACCGGGGAGACGGGTGTCGGTCTCGTGGAACTGAGCGGGCCGAACCTGCCGGAGGTGATCAAACGGATCCAGGAGCGTGAGACCATCGTGTCGCTGGATCTGCTGGGGGAGTCCGACGACCGGACGCTGATCCAGTTCGAGACGACCGAGCCCCTCCTGTTGTTCTCGGTCAAGGAGTCGGGGATCCCGCTGGAACCGCCGGTCGAGATTCTCGACGGACACGCCACCGTCGAGGTGACCGCGTCCCAGGATCGGCTGTCGACCTTCGGGTCACAGCTCGAACAGTTCGGGATGAGCTTCGACGTGGAGTACGTCCGGCGGACGGTCGACTCGACGGACCAGTTGCTGACCGACCGCCAGCGCGACCTGATCGTCGCGGCGGTCCAGCAGGGGTACTACGACACGCCCCGCGAGTCGTCGCTGACGGAGCTGGCCGATCACCTCGGAATGGCGAAATCGACGGTCAGCGAGACGCTCCACCGCGCCGAGGAGACCGTCGTCAAGGAGTTCGTCGCGGAACTCGACGACGGACTGATCGCCGAGGCCCAGTGA
- a CDS encoding cupin domain-containing protein: MPATDVDSERVYDDDQFSAQGVFKTERSKAVCAYFEPGQFIPVHAPDSDVTVVVQSGTGIVRDGDTDHAVVPGSVVSVPAGRDRGIKADDDERLEAVMVVAPPPSDAEHEPVRRGIREGEFEP, from the coding sequence ATGCCAGCCACGGACGTCGACAGCGAGCGGGTCTACGACGACGATCAGTTCAGCGCGCAGGGCGTGTTCAAGACCGAGCGCTCCAAGGCCGTTTGCGCGTACTTCGAGCCCGGGCAGTTCATCCCGGTCCACGCACCCGACAGCGACGTGACCGTCGTGGTCCAGTCCGGAACGGGAATCGTCAGGGACGGCGATACCGACCACGCCGTCGTACCCGGTTCGGTGGTGAGCGTCCCCGCCGGTCGCGACCGGGGCATCAAAGCGGACGACGACGAGCGCCTCGAAGCCGTCATGGTGGTCGCGCCGCCGCCCTCGGACGCCGAACACGAACCCGTCCGCCGGGGCATCCGCGAGGGCGAGTTCGAGCCCTGA
- a CDS encoding ubiquinol-cytochrome c reductase iron-sulfur subunit translates to MSDDTPSPDLGRSYPTSDENGDTGGGDGGDCPCSAEVAGETRPSIYQDFYGDARAEMERRDYAKALATIGGLTAIGSLTAPLIGLSQVFEREYTGPIYSDGVALIDDAGERITEDRLSEGEQLTVFPEPRPGLADSPTLLVRFPEDAYGGDTNSAFTVSGYAAYSKVCTHAGCMVADRDGQTLVCPCHSGRFDPLSGAAVTGGPPPRSLPQLPITLSSEGHLVATGDFEGPIGAGGE, encoded by the coding sequence ATGTCCGACGACACACCCTCGCCGGACCTCGGACGGTCGTATCCAACGTCCGACGAGAACGGGGACACGGGCGGAGGCGACGGCGGCGACTGTCCCTGTTCGGCCGAGGTCGCGGGCGAGACCCGGCCGAGCATCTATCAGGACTTCTACGGGGACGCTCGCGCGGAGATGGAGCGCCGGGACTACGCCAAGGCGCTGGCGACCATCGGCGGGCTGACGGCCATCGGCAGCCTCACCGCGCCGCTGATCGGCCTGAGTCAGGTGTTCGAGCGGGAGTACACCGGCCCCATCTACTCCGACGGCGTCGCGCTGATCGACGACGCCGGCGAGCGGATCACCGAAGACCGGCTCTCCGAGGGCGAACAGCTCACGGTGTTCCCGGAACCGCGGCCAGGGCTGGCCGACTCGCCGACCCTGCTCGTGCGGTTCCCGGAGGACGCCTACGGCGGCGACACCAACTCCGCGTTTACCGTCTCGGGCTATGCCGCCTACTCGAAGGTGTGCACCCACGCGGGCTGTATGGTGGCCGACCGCGACGGGCAGACGCTGGTCTGTCCCTGTCACTCCGGGCGGTTCGATCCGCTCTCCGGCGCGGCCGTCACCGGCGGGCCGCCGCCGCGGTCCCTGCCACAGCTCCCGATCACGCTGTCGAGCGAGGGCCATCTCGTCGCCACCGGCGACTTCGAGGGTCCGATCGGCGCGGGGGGTGAGTGA
- a CDS encoding amino acid deaminase/aldolase: protein MREYEYYRRTFADRELPLAFVDRDALDGNVEAVRSRAESLPVRLASKSLRCRAVMEYVLDHDGFRGVMCYHGDEAAHLAEHGFEDLLVAYPISQPSELRTVCEGIEDGTTITLMVDSEAHVERVGAVASDAGVEVPLCLDVDMSSEHLGVFFGTRRSDVRTPDDALTVADAIERTDGVRLDGVMGYEGQIAGLPDRNPANNAAVNAAVRLLKGRSRGAIADRRGAVVDALEDRGHDLRFVNGGGTGSLEYTTSDPAVTEVTVGSGFYAPTLFDHYDAFQHTPAAAYAVEVVRQPADGIYTCRGGGYVASGPAGPDKTPTVARPSDAELTDTEGAGEVQTPITYDGDLSLGDPVVLRHAKAGELCRNFDSLALVADGEVVETAPTYRGDGRCFV from the coding sequence ATGCGAGAGTACGAGTACTATCGACGGACGTTCGCCGACCGCGAGTTACCGCTGGCGTTCGTAGATCGCGACGCCCTCGACGGGAACGTCGAGGCCGTGCGGTCCCGCGCCGAGTCGCTCCCGGTCCGGCTCGCATCGAAATCGCTCCGATGTCGCGCCGTCATGGAGTACGTCCTCGACCACGACGGGTTCCGCGGCGTCATGTGCTATCACGGCGACGAGGCCGCACACCTCGCCGAACACGGGTTCGAGGATCTGCTCGTGGCCTATCCGATCTCTCAGCCGTCGGAGCTCCGAACCGTCTGTGAGGGTATCGAAGACGGGACGACGATCACGCTCATGGTGGACAGTGAGGCCCACGTCGAACGCGTGGGTGCGGTCGCGTCCGACGCCGGCGTCGAGGTCCCGCTCTGTCTCGACGTGGATATGTCGAGCGAGCATCTCGGGGTGTTCTTCGGCACACGCCGCTCGGACGTTCGGACCCCCGACGACGCGCTCACGGTAGCCGACGCGATCGAGCGGACCGACGGCGTCCGCCTCGACGGCGTGATGGGATACGAGGGCCAGATCGCCGGCCTGCCGGACCGGAACCCAGCGAACAACGCGGCGGTGAACGCGGCCGTACGACTGCTGAAAGGGCGGTCCAGGGGTGCGATCGCCGACCGCCGCGGGGCCGTCGTCGACGCGCTGGAAGACCGCGGGCACGACCTCCGGTTCGTCAACGGCGGCGGGACCGGCAGTCTCGAGTATACGACTTCGGACCCGGCGGTCACCGAGGTGACCGTCGGCTCGGGCTTCTACGCGCCGACGCTGTTCGACCACTACGACGCGTTCCAGCACACGCCGGCGGCGGCCTACGCCGTCGAGGTCGTCCGGCAGCCCGCCGACGGGATCTACACCTGCCGCGGTGGCGGCTACGTCGCGTCCGGGCCCGCAGGCCCGGACAAGACGCCGACGGTCGCGCGGCCCTCGGACGCCGAGTTGACCGACACCGAGGGCGCTGGCGAGGTCCAGACGCCGATCACGTACGACGGTGACCTCTCGCTGGGCGATCCGGTCGTCTTGCGCCACGCCAAGGCCGGCGAACTGTGCCGTAACTTCGACTCGCTCGCGCTCGTCGCCGACGGCGAGGTCGTCGAGACGGCTCCCACGTACCGAGGTGATGGCCGATGTTTCGTGTGA
- a CDS encoding D-arabinono-1,4-lactone oxidase, with the protein MRGKWRNWGRTASCHPRQWATPASEDELRDLIADVESGTIRVAGSGHSFSPVVPSADVLISLENYTGIVDVDDAARQVTVRAGTPLSRLTSELASHGLAMENLGDIDRQTVAGAISTGTHGTGSDLGILSTQVARLRLVTADGEVVECSPDERPDLFRAAQVSLGGLGVLSTVTLDVVPAYDLELRTRPMSLDECLDDLARLRSENRHFEVFWFPHTETAFVKTMNRTDAERTGEGGDFDSTVENLAWEGLCRLSTAIPSTAPYATRLAAWSFSSDRAVGPSHELFAHDRTVRFAESEWSVPADEVAPAIRELRSWIERHDEPVTFPVEVRYVAGDDIPLSPAYGRDSGFVAVHKYHRKPHERYFDAAASIFRERDGRPHWGKLHSLDGTDVPRLYPEWETFERCREECDPDRLFQNDHLDRLFADRD; encoded by the coding sequence ATGCGCGGTAAGTGGCGCAACTGGGGTAGGACGGCCTCGTGTCACCCCCGGCAGTGGGCGACGCCCGCGTCCGAAGACGAACTGCGAGATCTGATCGCGGACGTCGAGTCCGGGACGATCCGCGTGGCCGGGTCGGGCCACTCCTTTTCCCCGGTCGTGCCCAGCGCGGACGTACTGATCTCCCTGGAGAACTACACTGGCATCGTCGACGTGGACGACGCGGCCCGGCAGGTGACCGTTCGTGCGGGGACGCCGCTGTCCCGACTCACGAGCGAACTCGCCTCGCACGGGCTGGCGATGGAGAACCTCGGCGACATCGACAGACAGACCGTCGCGGGTGCGATCAGCACCGGAACCCACGGCACCGGCAGCGATCTGGGCATCCTGTCGACGCAGGTCGCCCGCCTCCGACTCGTCACCGCCGACGGCGAGGTCGTCGAGTGTTCGCCCGACGAACGCCCGGACCTGTTCCGGGCCGCCCAGGTCTCGCTCGGCGGACTCGGCGTCCTCTCGACCGTCACGCTCGACGTGGTGCCCGCCTACGATCTCGAACTCCGGACGCGACCGATGTCGCTCGACGAGTGTCTGGACGACCTCGCGCGACTCCGGTCGGAGAACCGCCACTTCGAGGTCTTCTGGTTCCCCCATACGGAGACGGCCTTCGTCAAGACGATGAACCGGACCGACGCCGAGCGGACCGGCGAGGGCGGCGACTTCGACAGCACAGTAGAGAACCTCGCGTGGGAGGGGTTGTGTCGACTTTCCACCGCCATCCCGTCGACCGCCCCGTACGCGACTCGGTTGGCCGCGTGGTCGTTCTCGTCCGACCGGGCTGTCGGTCCGAGTCACGAGCTGTTCGCCCACGACCGGACGGTCCGGTTCGCCGAGAGCGAGTGGAGCGTCCCCGCCGACGAGGTCGCGCCGGCGATACGGGAACTCAGAAGCTGGATCGAGCGCCACGACGAACCGGTCACGTTCCCTGTCGAGGTCCGATACGTCGCGGGCGACGACATCCCGCTCAGCCCCGCCTATGGCCGTGACTCGGGGTTCGTCGCGGTCCACAAGTACCACCGCAAACCCCACGAGCGGTACTTCGACGCCGCCGCCTCGATCTTCCGAGAGCGCGACGGCCGGCCCCACTGGGGGAAACTCCACTCGCTCGACGGCACGGACGTCCCCCGACTCTACCCCGAGTGGGAGACCTTCGAGCGGTGTCGCGAGGAGTGTGACCCCGACCGACTGTTCCAGAACGACCACCTCGACCGCTTGTTCGCCGACCGGGACTGA
- the nirK gene encoding copper-containing nitrite reductase: MFDSTRRKWLQALGISGAAATIAGCTGNEAPAVTETANNSTTTQSDGPAETDVDRVAADPTDLPDPVDWSSPKTHEVTLTVEEVTAEIEPGVTFDYMTFDGQVPGPMVRVRQGDTVEFTMENAPESGMVHNVDFHAVYGTGGGAVATTANPGSENSMRFRAEYPGAFIYHCAVPNLDYHISAGMFGMILVEPEQGLPEVDRELYLGQHELYTDKDTGEEGHHKFDFEAMADESPTYVLLNGEKHAWAAGRYGPVEVQQDERVRVFMVDGGPNVSSNFHPIGNVWSEAYRDGGIPEDGDLSAYADKNIQTMKVPPGSCMIGEMDTPVPSRIKLVDHALSRVARKGLLAEVDVVGNEDEGIYDPDAMGTSHEDPLYE; this comes from the coding sequence ATGTTCGACTCCACGCGGCGAAAGTGGCTCCAGGCCCTCGGGATCAGCGGCGCAGCGGCGACCATCGCCGGCTGTACCGGGAACGAGGCCCCTGCGGTGACCGAGACGGCGAATAACTCCACGACTACCCAGTCCGACGGGCCGGCAGAGACCGACGTGGATCGGGTGGCTGCGGACCCGACCGATCTCCCGGACCCCGTCGACTGGTCGTCCCCGAAGACCCACGAGGTGACGCTGACCGTCGAGGAGGTGACCGCCGAGATCGAACCCGGGGTCACGTTCGACTACATGACCTTCGACGGGCAGGTCCCGGGGCCGATGGTCAGGGTTCGACAGGGCGACACGGTGGAGTTCACGATGGAGAACGCCCCGGAAAGCGGGATGGTCCACAACGTCGACTTCCACGCGGTCTACGGGACTGGCGGCGGTGCGGTGGCGACGACGGCCAACCCGGGCAGCGAGAACTCCATGCGGTTCCGCGCGGAGTACCCCGGCGCGTTCATCTACCACTGTGCCGTCCCGAACCTGGACTACCACATCAGCGCCGGGATGTTCGGGATGATCCTGGTCGAACCCGAACAGGGACTCCCCGAGGTCGACCGTGAACTGTACCTCGGTCAGCACGAACTGTACACGGACAAGGACACGGGCGAGGAGGGCCACCACAAGTTCGACTTCGAGGCGATGGCCGACGAGAGCCCGACCTACGTCCTCCTGAACGGGGAGAAACACGCCTGGGCGGCGGGTCGGTACGGCCCCGTCGAGGTCCAGCAGGACGAACGCGTCCGGGTGTTCATGGTCGACGGCGGCCCGAACGTCTCCAGCAACTTCCACCCCATCGGGAACGTCTGGAGCGAGGCCTACCGCGACGGCGGCATCCCCGAAGACGGCGACCTCAGCGCGTACGCCGACAAGAACATCCAGACGATGAAGGTGCCGCCGGGAAGCTGTATGATCGGCGAGATGGACACGCCGGTCCCCTCCCGGATCAAACTCGTCGACCACGCCCTCTCCCGGGTCGCCCGGAAGGGCCTGCTCGCCGAGGTGGACGTGGTCGGCAACGAGGACGAAGGGATCTACGACCCCGACGCGATGGGCACGAGCCACGAGGACCCGCTCTACGAGTGA
- a CDS encoding cupin domain-containing protein, with amino-acid sequence MAETIALDELTASPHAKLFDEPLTIRLELAAGERVDPHTHPERTVVLHLLSGEVELDLDDETHELESDDVIRFDGRREVSPKAVTDSEALLVLSKRVED; translated from the coding sequence ATGGCCGAAACCATCGCACTCGACGAGTTGACCGCGTCGCCCCACGCCAAACTGTTCGACGAGCCGCTGACGATCCGACTCGAACTGGCAGCGGGCGAGCGCGTCGACCCGCACACTCACCCCGAGCGAACGGTCGTCCTGCACCTGCTCTCGGGGGAAGTGGAACTCGATCTGGACGACGAGACTCACGAGCTGGAATCGGACGACGTGATCCGGTTCGACGGCCGCCGCGAGGTATCACCGAAAGCCGTCACGGACAGCGAGGCGCTGCTCGTCCTCTCGAAACGCGTCGAGGACTAG
- a CDS encoding CGCGG family rSAM-modified RiPP protein, producing MTASHDTVEPVTERTHDNSWSANLEKPHHAEDRELVLAQARDAVDHTEPGNHVNLVTHGDHGHPETYLYEELDAAYGDAVDYEYVEQCGCGGHVTRVHVDQ from the coding sequence ATGACTGCCTCACACGACACGGTCGAGCCGGTGACGGAGCGGACCCACGACAACTCCTGGTCGGCGAACCTGGAGAAACCTCACCACGCCGAGGACAGGGAACTGGTTCTGGCGCAGGCCCGCGATGCCGTCGACCACACCGAGCCGGGCAACCACGTCAACCTCGTGACCCACGGCGATCACGGCCACCCGGAGACGTACCTGTACGAGGAACTCGACGCGGCCTACGGCGACGCCGTCGACTACGAGTACGTCGAGCAGTGCGGCTGTGGCGGCCACGTCACCCGCGTCCACGTGGACCAGTGA
- a CDS encoding helix-turn-helix domain-containing protein, which translates to MAEGILATVAVREPNCCPVAPMSSDGRVRSVSQGHPVDGKVTVEVTTDESVSGADVPGEEIFSYESEAIHRLERQADQDCACERVEAHGCPVRNVTAAGGAVKLSFIAEDLGVLRSVVADLRETEEAVTVRSLRRSDENGPHSEPVFVDKSSFTARQREVLRTAHRLGYFERPKGANAEQVATELGVAPSTFAEHLAAAQTKLMAALFDPTADGN; encoded by the coding sequence ATGGCCGAGGGCATCCTCGCTACCGTCGCGGTCAGAGAACCGAACTGCTGTCCGGTCGCGCCGATGAGCTCGGACGGTCGCGTTCGGTCGGTCTCACAGGGTCACCCCGTCGACGGGAAAGTCACGGTCGAAGTGACGACCGACGAGTCCGTCTCCGGGGCGGACGTTCCTGGTGAGGAGATATTCAGCTACGAATCCGAGGCCATCCACCGCCTCGAACGGCAGGCCGATCAGGACTGCGCCTGCGAGCGCGTCGAGGCGCACGGGTGTCCGGTGCGGAACGTGACTGCAGCCGGTGGGGCGGTCAAACTATCCTTCATCGCGGAAGACCTCGGCGTGCTCCGGTCGGTGGTCGCGGACCTGCGCGAGACCGAGGAGGCCGTCACCGTCCGATCGCTGCGCCGTTCGGACGAGAACGGCCCTCACTCCGAACCGGTCTTCGTCGACAAATCCTCGTTCACGGCGCGCCAGCGGGAAGTGTTGCGGACGGCCCACAGACTGGGGTACTTCGAGCGCCCGAAAGGTGCGAACGCCGAGCAAGTCGCGACCGAACTCGGCGTCGCACCCTCGACGTTCGCGGAACACCTCGCGGCCGCCCAGACGAAACTGATGGCTGCGCTGTTCGATCCGACCGCCGACGGAAACTAA
- a CDS encoding cyclic nucleotide-binding/CBS domain-containing protein codes for MADDTPVSEIMSSPVKTVGTDATVEEIARVFAEEGVGSLVVGENPIDGIITEYDVVKSIGQGKDPADTTVGQLMSEPVVTIRPDDTVENAGDRMGNNGVKKLPVTEDGEPVGIVTTTDLAHFLPHHRLEMAGQTEEDVSDGEFE; via the coding sequence ATGGCAGACGATACGCCAGTCAGCGAGATCATGAGCTCGCCGGTCAAGACGGTCGGGACGGACGCCACCGTCGAGGAGATCGCGCGCGTGTTCGCGGAGGAGGGCGTCGGCTCACTCGTCGTCGGCGAGAACCCGATCGACGGCATCATCACCGAGTACGACGTCGTCAAGTCCATCGGTCAGGGGAAGGACCCGGCGGACACCACGGTCGGCCAGTTGATGTCCGAACCGGTGGTGACCATCCGGCCCGACGACACCGTCGAGAACGCCGGTGATCGCATGGGTAACAACGGCGTCAAGAAGTTGCCCGTCACCGAGGACGGCGAGCCCGTCGGCATCGTCACGACGACCGACCTGGCGCATTTCCTGCCCCACCACCGGCTGGAGATGGCCGGGCAGACCGAAGAAGACGTTTCCGACGGCGAGTTCGAGTAA